The DNA window TCCGATTATGTGATCAGAGGGGAATTACAAATATTAACGTCTAGGTAGACTCCCTACTATTGGTGGGAATTCTGCAACGTCGAATCAATTGCCCATGGTGTATTCGGTTATAGGTCTGCGAAATTCGTTAGCCCAACGATGACTAGATCTCATCCTACAAAAGAATATTGAAGATGCAAAAGCCAAACTTTGAATTAACATGTGAAAACAAGATCTTACTTGTTATGTTTATCGTTCAATATATCTACGCctaatatatacacacatacatgGGAGGAACCAAAGCATGGAATTTCGTAACAAAATTTATACAGATATATGCTTAAGGGGCACTCTTATacttttgtaaaaaaaaaaaaatttcaggtaCTAAGTCTAGTATTTACATTGGCATAAACTTTTTAGTTTGTTAAGGGAATATAAAGAACTTTTAAAACTTTGGGAGGGCAAAACCTAATTTCTATAAGAATGCATGTGAAATATTAACAATCTTTTAAGGGATataaaagaatttttaaaatcttaggAGGGGGCACTCGCGCTTTTCTACCCTTCTTGCATTTGTCaaatacacatatataagtgtTGAGATATGTCAACTTTTTCTACAATTTTTATTAGATTGTGTTTGGTACTAAAATAATTTAGTTTATAGTTAAATAAGTCTTGTTGTTAAGATATTTGTTAACTAAAAATCATGttggtttgttaacaaatattttagcTAGGATTTGCTGAGCAGAAGATTATGTTATCAAGTAGTTTTGTTAAATAGTGAGTTGATTAATGAAGAAAATAAGCTTATTTTCAGCTTTAATACAAGTCTTTTGTAAACCTATTTTTTTGCAACACTAATTAAGGTGTTGTTTATTAGTTTATGCCctaaaaaaccaacaaaattgTATTAAGAACTTATGTCCTAGGGGTTTGTGTTGTTTATTAAGAGTGCGTAAATTGAGTGAGGATCCTTTATCAGTTCAAAACCATGATAGGAAATAACTTTTTGTCAAATGCTTCAACTTTTAGTGATGAAACTTACCAAATTTGGGTCattaaattttggacttatttggTTGTTAATAATCTATGGGTTATGGTAGACAAAAATTTTATTCCACCACTATTCAAAGAACCAATGCATGCACAAATTACAGGCCACAGAATTATATTTATACAGAGATCTAATGCCAGCATTcatatataattttttgatGCTGTTTTCATAAGGATAATGACTTACGATTTGATCGAGAATAAACTACTCTcaattaaaatgaaaagaaaaaagtttcaCTATGAATTAGTTAGATTTTGGCAACTTTAAAGGGAAGCATGATGAAATCAAGGATTTAGATCCTGAAAGAATTCAAGAGGAGACCATTGATAAGTCACAAGGTATCAAATTGATTCCTAAAATTTATCAAGAGTATAATATTATTGGATTTGGGTCTACAGGTTTTGCTAGTGATGACAAAAGTTATGAAGAACCATacaaaacttcatattttttgTATAGATTCAAATATTGTAGAAGGGTGTTTCACTTTGAACCTATGAGAAGGATATTTGGATCCATAAAAAAACCATCTTTTATTTGGAGTTTAGCGTAAGAAACCAAAAGTAGTGATTTGTTGCAAGGCAAATCTTCAACTTGAAAGTCAAAAAAAGAAGTTCAGTGCAAGGCCAATTTGCAGTTGCAGAGGTTCTTACAAAAACCTTGTCCAAAACAAGGTCTAATGATTTGAGCAaacaattcaaaatttataGCAAAATTGACAAGGAGGAGTGTTGAGATATGCCAACTTTCTCGGTAGATTTTATTAGATTGTGTTTGGTactaaaataatttatttagtAGCTAATTAAGTCTTGTTGTTTGGGTATTTGTTTACCAAAGATCATGTTGGTTTGTTAACAAACATTTTAGCTAGAATTTGCTGAGTAAAGTGGGATCAAATAGTTTTGTTgacatttttttgaaaattattagTTGAAATTATGTTAGTTTGTTTCATGTAAATACTATAAATAGTGAGTTGATGAATGAATAATACAAACTCATTTACAGTTTCAATACAAGTTTTTATAAGCCGTTTTTTGCAATGCTcactaaggtgttgtttcttaaTTTATGTCCTAAAAACCAACAATAAGTGCACTTGTTTGAATTAGGGAAGGTACGATTATGTTCTGTCTGGTTCTGCATACTTGTTGTATTCACATAAGTGTAATATAGACTTGTGTAACATAAAATCTTCTGCTAGATGGAGAGAAGATACTTTCTAGTGTAACGGGAATAGGAATTCCTTTTTTGCTTTGTAGTTATAACATTCTGTCCTATGGCCTTTGGAATGGTAATCATCACTTTCCATCTTTTCCTTGTCGCTTTTACTTTGTGAAGGAATGATATTCCATAACTACTTTAATGGGTACAAGTCAAGAATCACAATcctcaaaaataaaaaactcaaaaaCAATCTCGTGAAGCAAAGAATGCTTATGGCCAATTTGTTAGCCCCACAATTGTTAGATTCATCCGACAAGAGAATATTGAAGTTGCCTTTagccttcaaaaaaaaaaaaattgcctttagccttaaaaataacaaattcaaaGCAATCTAGAGAAGCAAAGTATGCTTCTGCCCAATTTGTTAGCCCAAGAATTGATAAATCTCATCCCAAAAAAGAATatgaagatgcaaaaggaaaaaatgaagttaACATGTAAAATTATTGAATATACGTGTTCAAATGCCTCCAATCCCCCAGGCCCAGTCATATACTTGTTTACATTTTGATATAGGTTAGACGTATAATGTTTACTGTTAGAAGGAAGTGCTTTGATGTATAGAATTAAACCAAGGAAGAGAAGAAGAGAATTAAGGAATTGAAGAAAAGCTGAAGAGTAGGGTTCCTATTACACTTGAAAATGATTTCGTTTCTGTAGGTATGTGCTCACCGTGCATAGGTTGCCTAAGTTACCTAAGAGAAAGAAGGAGGAGGTAGAAAGTTAATAGTTAGGGAAGAATAGATAATCCTCAGTATAAAACCTCACCCCTCTTTTATAGGCAAGTTTAACCGACTTGACCTGGGGAACAATTAAGTTGGTGGCCAGTACAACAGCAATAACTTAAAGGGTCAATTTTTCATCGGATTCGAGTCTAGGTATTTTTGTGACTTGCTAACTTATACACGAGTTCATGATATCCAAACAACGAACAGAATTTTGAGGCAACATTTCAACATGTACAACGTACCTGAGAATTAATTTTTGTATGAACAACAATAGTTTTAGAGAAGCTTCGTCATGCTAATCATTAATTAGGAATCTGTGGGAAATTTTCAGCAGGAACAAGCTGTAAACGTGGTTAATTTTTCTAGCTCATGATACCTCTCAAACAGTTTTGTTTCCCTTGAGATTTCCTGTTAAGTAGCACGATCGATGTCGAGCACAATGGGCATATCGTTGAGTACAACAAGAGGAAACAAATGTTTCTCTTTCTCGTTGGAACTTATCTCGTTTTGAAGAGTTGATGCTTGGGACTTATGCAAATAACGAGTATTGGGATAGGTTTATATCAGGTGGTAGCTCATTAGGCATTGGAAACGGTGGGAAATTGACTTTTTCAGACCCATAAGTTCTCTAGATTTAGATTTGGGTCTAATTAAAATTAATGGATCTGGATCTGGATCAAAGAGATCCAATCCAAATCATATATATTGACATGCCTAAACAGAAATAATTTTATAAGATTGagattttattgcaattttaCATCCTCTGAAATAAATATATGGTTAAAGAATTAATATTCTTATATTAGTCTACTtgtttaattcttgttttagattttagtcTTTGGTTTGTTTTGTGGGACAATGTTACTCTTTTTGTTACTTATATCTATCAAatgtaattatattttaaatttgataatTGTTTCATAATCCTACCAAGCATGTTAAAACTAAACACTCACTGAGAATAGAGAGACGTGTACAGAGATTTTTCTCACTGATTTCTTTATTTTACTTGAGGTTTAGAGcttgagttttttatttgttatagaATGAAATTCTTTGTttttaattaataaaattgagaatttttcaTTCAAACAGTCGAAGTTAGTTAGCTTATACTTAAGAAAATTGAATTTCatcttattttttaatttctaaagtTTGTAGCAAGAAATTACTTTTCGTACTTGTTTTGTTTGCAAAAGTCATTACATTTGAAATTTATtccaattcaattttttttttttgtataaaactGTCTTAATGAAATTTTATTTCCGAAAAATAttttaatgttttattttagCAAAATATATCTCAAAGATGGTATTACCTTACATGAAAAACCCAAAGAAATCATTCCAAATGTGCTCTCCCTTAGTGTATCTCAAAGAGATTAACTTATTTCCTAAAAGATTAGAATTTTTCTTCCTATTTATCTTATATTCTAAGAGCAATTCAAAGGAATCTAGTACTAGTTTACAATAAATGATTTTCCTTCATAATTGCATAATTCCATTCTAAGCCTAATTCTATTAAAGAAAGTTTACTTAAATAGAATTTTATTCCTAaactaaaacatgaaaattgatATTGTTTCGGCATTAGTGTATCACGATATCGCATCATAATTAATTGTAATTGGAGTATATGGTAAGGGTATTATCAGGAAAAAAAACCTAAATCTCAAAACTACCAAATcaaattggtgatttattcaatctgtctttctttttcattttttttattttctcccttttcttttgtttctccaCAATTGGTGCCTATTTCTTCCATGTAAAATTAATTtacataaattttgttttccaattCATGTTCAGTTTCTATGTTGTCCTCCTAAAGTTTGTCTCTTGTTCTTCACTAACTCTGGAATCTATTTTTAAAACTCTATTCTGGATGGAAATTTACTTTAGCAAGTTTATTTTCcaagatgaaatttgaaggCCGTGTTACATGAATAACCGCAAAAAGAATGGAAAAGGACCTTGGGAACATAATTTAGCCATTAAGGGTCACTTATTCTATTAATACTAATCTAGAATTAGATTAGATATATGTCAATAATGTCAATCTCTGGACGCATTTTTttcggaaaaagaaaaacaaaatatgaTTCTTATGCACTTGAATTAAATTCAACCATGTCTACGTTTTTTGTATAACTATCTTGTGCAATGAGACATTGAATTTATAAAAGTTTAAGAAGGTTAACATACACTAAGTTTGTCAAAACTTTTAAGAATATGACCTTAATTAATACCTGGTCAATAAAATTTAACACAAAATTTTGTCAAGTGAATTAATTTATAACCTATAACCTTTGCAAATCAATTTCCCTTCCATAAGGAATTCTACTTCTAAACAAAACTTAAAGGTTGGTAGGGTATAAAAAGCCCCAATAATACTTAAAATTACATTTATGTTTGAAAATAGAAGAAAGTCATTAATATTACCAATAAAACTAAATCACCAGATCATTTTGGTGCTttcaatatatgtatatatatatatatatgtttgtgtgatttaattatatttacctcccctaaggtttgtTCATTGAGTTCGGAATATGGTAAAATCGTATGGATTTAAACCACTTAAAGTGGCAAGCCGTATATAGTGACAATTGATGAGAGATAAGGTTTGAACTTGTAACCTTCCATCCTACCAAACCTTAAATGCTATGATGGTGACCAACAATCCAAATAGCTGTATACAATTGAAAGCCCCAATAACGAATTGATGCTACTGCACTCGTTCTGTATACAATTATCAATAGTTCGCAAATGATTCTTcgaaaaatttggtcaaaatcaGCTTGTGAGAATTGGCGATGGTGTGGAGTAGGCAGAAGGCGGTGATGAATGGCCTAAGACGGCATATAGCTTCGCTATTAGGGTTTGTATTTTATGGAGTAGGGAAAAGAGAAGAGAATAAGTAGGATAGAATCAATTACTCGTATAGGCATTTTGGGACATCCAATTTGTACTTTTGTAGGTCATGTCAATTCCTCAACTATCAATTATCTGACATGCATCTACATTTGTTCATGTATATATTGACAATGCAtgaaaaaatgacttttaaaaaTAATGAATCTTGAAAAGAAACTTCTTGAAATCTGGGAATAAATTTAAACGGATTGAAAATGCCTTATAGTTCTTGTCCTTTTCAAAGGCATTTGCTAAAAGGACATTTATCAATGATTTGTTTATTGGGCCCTAAATATACAGTTATGAGCTCCACAAATATTCTTTTAGCACAGCTAAGATTTTCATCCATGTCCAGCTGCCAAGTACATAAAAGCACAGCCGTAGCAGCGGACCACACTATTGGCTTAACTTCTTGACTCCTGCAACATTCAGATAAAAAAACAAAGGGCATGAATATTGCAATCCGACATTAAATATGAATAATGTCCAACATAAAATTACATGGTTAGATATTGAAACTCccaaaaaaattaatccaaCATACTAATATTTAcggcttgaaaaaaaaaactaatatctACATCAAAGATGTTGATAAGAGAACTGACAATACAAAATTCCACAGCCCCAACTtacctattattattatttaaattttttccctTACATATTATTTATTTGTATGTTAGATAGCACAAACGTAAATCAAATTAAAGTTCACCAAAAGTGAGTATATTTAAGTATGTATATTAGGTAAAAAAAAAACCGTTTAGGGTCCTAATCATTTGAACACAAGTCAAACCAGATTCAATTACCATGTAAGCATATCATTGATCCATTCATATACctcaaaaaatatatacatataaatgcACATTGAAAATCAAATCTCCAAGCCTTCCCCACCCCCACCCCGCCcctaaaaaaagtaaataaataaatgaaagatgcATGAGATCGAACTAAAATAAACAGAAAAGGAGAGAGTGCATGCAAGCCCATGACAAGTGTGCACCTTAACATCACGACAACTCCCATTTCTTCCTTCGGTAGAAATCAGAGGCCGCTGAGTCCCTCAAAAAGATGAACTTTCTATCCTGTGAAATATATACTCAAAAATAGTTAAAGAAAAACGTAAATACTCAACTCTCAGCTAGGGAAACTGAAGGATAGTGGAGTGATCGGACAAAATTAAAATGGTAAATTAGAATTGGGATATGTATTAATGTACCTTTAAATCCACAGGAATGGCATTCTCGACCACTTCAACTTTCTCAAGATTTGGTGCATCCAGCTTTCCTGGACACAATTGCTTCAACTGCCGGCACAGCAGTATTTTCAGATGTGTTAGACAGGGAAATTTGAGTTCACATTCCTCGCGGCGACTACCAGCGAAACTCAAAAGATTTGGGAGGCCTATCAAAATTAAAGAGCTCAGTTTGGGAAACACAAATTCCAGCTTGTTGCTTCTTTCCAATGCAGAGCTCTCTCTATGTTTTCCAACGATATCTTGTTGCTGAGCATCATCTTCCTGACTGATCTGATCTTCTCCTAATTCCCCACCAATAACTCCATACATTTCCGAGCAATCACTAATTTCAAGCACCTCAAGGCTCACAAGCATATTCGCCACACAAGGAGGATCAAACAAAAACTTCAGTAATTTGCACTCCCATACTATAAGCTTTCTTAAGTTTTGGAATACTCGTACCCCTCTTGGAAAATTCCTCCAAATGCGGGTTAATCCTGAGGATTGTTGTAATTCCAATGACTCCAGTTTGGGAAGAATTTCGAGTTCTGTTTTTGTTAGCACAGGAACTTTCAGCCCCTCAAACTCAAAAAGTAATTGCATCCCGTGACTGTTAACCACAAGTTTCTGCAGATTTTGTAATATTGTCACCCCATCAGCTTTGGCAATGCATCCGATACAGCTATCGGTGATCTGCAAATACTTCAAGTTCTCAAGATACCCGCTATGCATTCCATCTCCCACTAACTCTTTGGGGCGATGCCTATAAGTTTTAATCTGTAGTCCTTCCAGGCGAGGCAGCGAAACCTGGAAAATTTAGTTACTTATGTAATACAAACATGAATCTTCGcacatatgtatgtatgtttaTGTATGCCCGGTCAATGACCTGGAGGAAAGGTATCTTTTATCAAAATTTGTCATTGTCAAAATTTCATTCATCACCATTTGGTTTTTACTTGCGCTAAAAgattaaataaaaaacaaattttttttttggcaaactcATTCAAGGACTAGAATATGACCACTGAAACaattttgaatatttaattaacAGTTTTTGGGAAAAATAAATTGCTTCTTCAGTGAGCTCATTATGGTCAAATACTTCTTTGACACAAAGGAAGTATATCAGAAAGAGAGACAAAGaaacacagagagagagagacctgGTTGAGAAAAGCTCTGGCTGTTTCACGTTTGGAGTCAAAACACAAGCAGCCTGATTCTTGCATCACTAAAGTTTCGAGTAGGGGTAGCTCAAGCACTTCCTCGTTCACACTTTCTTCCCTCATGACAATGCTTTCCAAGTTTGTACACTGATGAACTACTAGCTTTTGGAGTTTCACTAGACATTTCAGCGTTGATTGTGAGAAGAGAGTTACAATTCGATGGCAGTATCTTAGCTCAACAGTTCTGAGGCTGCAAAGTGACGAAGGTTCAATTGGCCCCTTCCACAAATGCTTAATATTTGTGTACTTAAGTTTCATCTCCCGAAGTTGACTGAAGCACCGAGGTGGAAGATTCCCACGACatatttcttccaaattcacaTGATCTAATTCCATGAACACCAAATTTTCGAAAACCTGTCGAGCAACTAAATTGGTGGTGGATTCAATAAGGCATTGGTGTACCTCATGGTCTAATTTAAGCCTTCTCAGGTTGACAAATCCATCTTCATCCAAGTCGCTCACCAGATTCCTCAAGCAGGGCACGCCCTCAAAAGTGAGATTCTCTGCTCTCTTAACAATGCTGCTAACTATAGGATCCAATGCTTGTTTAAATACAAACCTCCTCTTATGATACCGATAGTAAATAAGTTCGAAACTGTTCCGAAATTGATACTCTCTAGTAAGATCTCTCCGGTTAATTTTATGATCAGCTCCTACAATGTGAAATCTTAACAACCTCTGAATAGGAAGTTGGTGCAATAACTGAAATAGGAGGTTAAGGTCATAGACATGAATTTGGAGACACTCAAGGCAAGAGAGTGATGCGATCTCTTCAAGGCatcctctttcttcttctttgtctcTCCCCAGCCGCAAATGGTGAGGAGATCCCATGTACAATTCTTCTAGTTTCTTCAAGCTTGACAGGATACCATGAAGCAACGGCTGCTGACTTCGCTCGACCCTCAAATCCAACGACTTTAAATTACTCAACCGAGCAATCTCTACTGGAAACTGATCACCTTGAAGTCTGGATTTAAAGAAGCTCAACATTTCCAATTGCATCATATATCCAAGCATTGATGACGTTCCAGTGTCCAATACACAATAATCCAGGCACAATGTCCGAAGGCTCGTTAACATTTGGCCTGGCCATGATAGCGAAAATTCTGTGTGTGAATTGTTTAACTCCATGACCCTGAGATCTTCCATTCCTTCGAAAGCATCTTTTGATAGGTTCACTTTGCCTGATTGGAATACCAAACGCAATAGCTTAAGCCTTGGACATTCCTCGCCAAATGGAAATAGTCTAATGGAACCTTCTAATGTTAGTGAAATAGCCGTATAAGGACCAAATGAATCCGGTAGTTGGTGCCTTTCTTCCTCTGTAGCATTCCCTACCAAAAATACATGCTCGCCTTTTGATGCAATTTTCAAGCAAGTTTCTCGCATGACATCATGCAATTTTACATGGTCTTCTCTTTCACTATCATCCAGCAACAAATGGTAACTCCTGAGGTCATTAACAAGCACGTCTACTCTGCATCTTACATCACCTAACGTGTCTCTCTCGTTGAACAATTCTAGCCCTTTGCCGTACCTGACCAAACATTCAACTGGAATGCTATAATCTTCTGGAAACAAACTGCAAAGCAAAAGCAGTGACTTAGCCTCGACACTTTCCAAATTGTCGTAGCTCCACTCAACTATTGAATACACCAAATCTTTTTCTCCTTCTAATTCTCTGAATGTGTATTTTTGCAGCTGTCCAAGGGCCAGTTCCCAGGATTTTAGTGTTTTACAGTTAGTCCTTAATCCCCTGGCGACAACAACGAGCGCGAGAGGTATACCTTTGCATTCCTCTGCAAACTGTTTTGCAACATCACTCAAAACGGAATCATCAGAAATTCCCGCAACCGCTTTAAAAAGATAACATGCTTCTTCCTCAGGCAAGGCATTAACCCCAACAATTTTAGCTCCCATGTTCCTGCAAACACAGGGGGACTGAGATGTCACTATAACCTTTATCTTCTCGCTAACAGGAATCCCAAGACTCTTGAAGTCAACTTCTTTCCAAATCTCATCCAATATAACAAGAACTCTCCCGCTTAGTCTATTATATATTGTTTGTCCAAATCTGGCACCATCAATATGTGCTGGAATTTGCACCCCTAACTGCTCAGCAAGCCGATTTTGAGCATTTCTCATGCTTGGATTTTTAGACATAGTTAACATGgccaccttataaaataattttccatACTTAACTTGGTCTGCAATTTGGTTCACCAAGGTAGTCTTGCCAACACCAGCCATACCACAAATCACAATAAGATTTGTTTTGTCCTGCTCTAGAACTCTCATCACTTCCTTCTTTGTTGACATCAGAGTAGGTAGTCCTTCCTCTAACAGTAGGGTTGATTCACTAAAAGACATTTTCTCTAATGGAGCAGTGTATCCAACTTCATCAAACTGCCCCTCGCTCAGAAGTTTTTGAGcagcattttttcttttgtcagCATCTCGGCCTAGCAAATAATGTGACTTCAAATTTGGAAGCCTGACATTAAGGCAATTCATCTTGACATTTTCCATATGCCTAAAAATGGCGTCTGCCTCTTTCTTTAGATCGTCAACTTGTCTTAGCCAGTCAATGACATTTGGTTTAATTGATTTACCATTGTTAATTGCTGCATCAACTAATTGTTGCACATCAGCTTTCTTTAGTTCAAGTTTTTTCATCTCATCCCTCAGAGTTAGAACGTTGCTTCTGTAGCGAAACAAATACTGACATTGGTGCAGAACTGGATCGACACAATTTGCTGCCATTGCGCCTGCAATGGTAAGAGCACAATCATTGATCGCCATTATTCCAATATTTCTGTTCAAATTAATGTCCGTTATGTTTTTAGAAAATAGAGATATAGAGATCTAATTAAATATGTGAGATATAAATATAAACCTTGTAACAATTGAATGAGGGAAGACTAAATACTTAAAGAGTAAAGAATGTAAAGATTCAGGATAGAGAAAGAAATTCTAGGCCATTAGAGTAAGTTCACAGAAATGTTTTGGTTACATAAAAAGGGaagaatattagtaacattTAGATTGCTCTCACCAGAAAAATGTTATGCATACCTTATTTTGTATTCATCTGAGACTAATGTTatgaagaaaatataaaatttcaatACGTTCACCTGCTAGCAAAATATTGTATAAATGTAAGGGAAAATGTTAATttgggaaaatcgttcaaaatatTCCTCACATTtggtaaaataacttttttcatcCTTTACTTTTAAAAGCGTAATTTTACGtcctttacaaattcacattggtcaaatttggtccttATCTTAGTGTTCAACTAATTTTTGGTTGGAATCTATTacgtgccttgcacatgatcATTTTTGAGGGGTAAAATTGTCAAACATATTTCATATAATCTGATCCATAGTCCCTcatatttcataaaatgaattttttcgtcccttatataaattttttcatccctcacattttgcaaaatgaaaattttgatccctcattgatcatgtgggTGATagtcttttcttatttttgaaaacttatatatatgtctatttgattttacctgaacagtacaaatagcatgtaatatatttctatttAACTTCACTTGAATAAGTTAATTGTAGTTgtagatgaaatcaaatacaaataTATTACGTGTTACTCGTATTATTTtgggtgaaatcaaatagatatacacatgggtttaaaaaacaaaagaaactattcatacacatgatcaattagaggtgaaaaattcattttgtgaaatgtgagggatggaaaaatttattttttgagatGTGAGgtatgaaaaaattcattttgtaaaatgtgagggacgaaaagttcaaattatatgaaatttgatttgacaattttgcccctaaaaaatgatcacgtgtaAAGCATGTGGTGAATTCCGGCCAAAAACTAGTCAAAAACCTAGGTAGGAGCCAAACCTAACCAATGTGAATTTATAAAGaatgtaaaattacacttttagaAGTGAAGGGCAAAAAAAGTCAAtttgcaaaatgtgagagaCGTTCCTTACGATTTTTCCTgttaattttgtttcaaatatgTTAGTCTCTATTAAAATTGTATGTATATGATATGACATCTCAAAAGGCTAGTTGAATAAACAGGAGGATTTTTAAACTCCAGCCGCCAAAAAATCTCCAAATCttcatttacttttttcttcCCGCTGGATTTCAAGATAACTTCAAAATGTTTCAAGTCTTACGAGTAaattattatttgttcatgaTAATTTTAGTTTTAATGAAATCATGATGAATATGAAAGTTTAAGAAACTTGGGAGCTCTtactggaaaagtaaagaaaagtaaaaaatcaTTCGGGACATCAAAATTAGGAGTCTTAGATTTAAAATAAAAGGAAGGACTTAATATGAAACGGGgaaataattgaataatttcattaGGGACATTACATGCAAAACCATTGTAGCCCTCAAACTTAGAAATCCTAATGTGAAGATTAAGCCTGGAAAATTGATCTCTcaaaaaaatttatgaaaacCTTTCCTTTCAAATCCTTCT is part of the Coffea eugenioides isolate CCC68of chromosome 6, Ceug_1.0, whole genome shotgun sequence genome and encodes:
- the LOC113773955 gene encoding disease resistance protein At4g27190-like, with amino-acid sequence MAINDCALTIAGAMAANCVDPVLHQCQYLFRYRSNVLTLRDEMKKLELKKADVQQLVDAAINNGKSIKPNVIDWLRQVDDLKKEADAIFRHMENVKMNCLNVRLPNLKSHYLLGRDADKRKNAAQKLLSEGQFDEVGYTAPLEKMSFSESTLLLEEGLPTLMSTKKEVMRVLEQDKTNLIVICGMAGVGKTTLVNQIADQVKYGKLFYKVAMLTMSKNPSMRNAQNRLAEQLGVQIPAHIDGARFGQTIYNRLSGRVLVILDEIWKEVDFKSLGIPVSEKIKVIVTSQSPCVCRNMGAKIVGVNALPEEEACYLFKAVAGISDDSVLSDVAKQFAEECKGIPLALVVVARGLRTNCKTLKSWELALGQLQKYTFRELEGEKDLVYSIVEWSYDNLESVEAKSLLLLCSLFPEDYSIPVECLVRYGKGLELFNERDTLGDVRCRVDVLVNDLRSYHLLLDDSEREDHVKLHDVMRETCLKIASKGEHVFLVGNATEEERHQLPDSFGPYTAISLTLEGSIRLFPFGEECPRLKLLRLVFQSGKVNLSKDAFEGMEDLRVMELNNSHTEFSLSWPGQMLTSLRTLCLDYCVLDTGTSSMLGYMMQLEMLSFFKSRLQGDQFPVEIARLSNLKSLDLRVERSQQPLLHGILSSLKKLEELYMGSPHHLRLGRDKEEERGCLEEIASLSCLECLQIHVYDLNLLFQLLHQLPIQRLLRFHIVGADHKINRRDLTREYQFRNSFELIYYRYHKRRFVFKQALDPIVSSIVKRAENLTFEGVPCLRNLVSDLDEDGFVNLRRLKLDHEVHQCLIESTTNLVARQVFENLVFMELDHVNLEEICRGNLPPRCFSQLREMKLKYTNIKHLWKGPIEPSSLCSLRTVELRYCHRIVTLFSQSTLKCLVKLQKLVVHQCTNLESIVMREESVNEEVLELPLLETLVMQESGCLCFDSKRETARAFLNQVSLSLCFFVSLSDILPLCQRSI
- the LOC113773099 gene encoding uncharacterized protein LOC113773099 — translated: MLVSLEVLEISDCSEMYGVIGGELGEDQISQEDDAQQQDIVGKHRESSALERSNKLEFVFPKLSSLILIGLPNLLSFAGSRREECELKFPCLTHLKILLCRQLKQLCPGKLDAPNLEKVEVVENAIPVDLKDRKFIFLRDSAASDFYRRKKWELS